The proteins below are encoded in one region of Apium graveolens cultivar Ventura chromosome 4, ASM990537v1, whole genome shotgun sequence:
- the LOC141718355 gene encoding uncharacterized protein LOC141718355, with protein MDRSWLKADRRTKEFKKGVEDLLIFAFENGYNAEKISCPCVNCAHSKSWRAQIVKNHLFQNGIDQTYTRWIWHGENNSVESSNKTDTSESINQGTSRMGERDEDDDDDMSSDESSDETDTSDFINHVKGEHQPLYPGCGRYTKMKALVQLYNLKVKHGMSDSCFSDILLLLGSLLPEGNNIPSSFNEAKKTLCALGMGYEKIHACPNNCLLYRGDLDEEQTTCRVCKASRWKLNKKGDELEGVPAKVLWYFPLIPRLRNLFNTPHIAKDMTWHDTERQKDGKMRHPADSITWKDVDQKWPDFASETRNLRLALSSDGFNPFHGNRTDYSSWPVLLSIYNLPPWFCMKRRYIMLCLLISGPTEPGNDIDVFLQPLIEDLQELWHGKQMYDTYKKESFMLRGILLWTISDYPALGNLSGNVIKGYNACTICIDETKATRLVNYRKTVIMRHRRWLPHNHPYRRHKSAFDNTVEKGVAPVPLTGEEVFQRVQHLRAHVFGKKQRQPRWKKVRHVLDVMHIEKNICEALVGTLLNIPGKTKDRESVRLDMAEMGIRTELRPKTPGKKEKVPLASWNLTHAEKKTVCSSFLKMKLADGFCSNIKNLVNMENLRLVGMKSHDCHTILHHLLPISIRSVLQKQVRCTIIRFCLFFKAICSKLINVDKLEKMQSELVETLCQLEKHFPPSFFDVMIHLSVHLVREVKLCGPIFLRWMYPFERYLKAFKGYVRNPAHPEGCIAEAYVAEEAVECLVNFEKSTAGVSNAKYEQNARPLSGATLIKPSDEDLHLAHLCFLQNTTNIRPYFDEHMASLMTRYQQHENDEVWLKNKQNAEFHKWFKKKIQSELLDDHNNIPEEIRWIAEGPNKNVPTFSGYRINGVMFSTKERDDTRQVQCSGVCVVADTMLVQGKEKNIEHTSQTYYGVITSIWELDYNKFRVPIFRCNWVDMNQGVKVDDLGYTIVNLNKLGFVNDPFVLGKHVKQVCYIDDPLEKHWYVVLKLPEKNCYEQCDDENDGSVEIELENELHLPMFPNVDELDEEKASYMRDEDEWIQLP; from the exons ATGGATAGGTCATGGTTAAAAGCGGATAGAAGAACGAAAGAGTTCAAAAAAGGAGTGGAAGATTTGTTAATATTTGCATTTGAGAATGGTTATAATGCAGAAAAAATCAGTTGTCCATGTGTAAACTGCGCACATAGTAAATCATGGAGAGCGCAGATAGTTAAAAACCATCTTTTTCAAAATGGTATTGATCAAACTTATACACGTTGGATATGGCACGGGGAGAATAATTCTGTAGAAAGTTCTAATAAAACCGACACTTCGGAATCTATCAATCAAGGCACCTCAAGAATGGGTGAACGTGACGAGGACGACGACGATGATATGtcttctgatgaaagttctgacgAAACCGACACTTCTGATTTCATTAACCATGTTAAAGGTGAACATCAGCCTCTTTATCCTGGATGTGGGAGGTACACTAAGATGAAAGCTCTGGTCCAGTTATACAACTTGAAAGTGAAGCATGGTATGTCTGATTCATGCTTCAGTGATATTCTGTTATTACTTGGCTCTTTACTTCCAGAAGGCAACAACATCCCTTCTTCCTTCAATGAAGCAAAAAAAACCTTATGTGCATTAGGAATGGGGTATGAAAAGATACACGCATGTCCGAATAATTGTCTCTTATACCGTGGCGATTTAGATGAAGAACAAACTACTTGTCGCGTATGTAAGGCCTCTAGATGGAAATTGAACAAAAAAGGAGATGAACTTGAAGGGGTCCCTGCTAAAGTTCTATGGTATTTCCCGCTGATACCAAGATTACGAAATTTATTCAATACACCTCACATTGCAAAGGACATGACGTGGCATGACACCGAGCGACAAAAGGATGGTAAAATGAGGCATCCGGCTGATTCAATAACATGGAAGGATGTCGACCAAAAATGGCCTGATTTTGCATCAGAGACTAGGAACCTTCGATTAGCTTTATCTTCCGATGGTTTCAATCCTTTTCATGGAAACCGTACTGATTACTCAAGCTGGCCTGTTTTGCTATCAATTTATAACCTTCCTCCATGGTTTTGTATGAAGAGAAGGTATATTATGCTCTGCTTGTTAATATCTGGACCGACTGAGCCTGGAAATGATATCGACGTGTTCCTTCAACCACTAATAGAAGATCTGCAAGAGTTGTGGCATGGGAAACAAATGTACGACACTTATAAGAAAGAGTCTTTCATGCTTAGGGGCATTTTATTATGGACAATAAGTGATTATCCTGCCTTAGGGAACTTGTCAGGAAATGTTATTAAAGGGTATAATGCGTGTACTATTTGTATTGATGAAACGAAAGCTACTAGGTTGGTTAATTACCGTAAGACGGTGATTATGAGGCATCGAAGATGGTTGCCCCATAATCATCCTTATAGAAGGCATAAATCAGCTTTTGATAACACTGTGGAGAAGGGGGTCGCCCCTGTTCCATTAACCGGAGAAGAGGTTTTTCAAAGAGTACAGCATTTAAGGGCCCATGTATTTGGAAAGAAACAACGGCAACCACGATGGAAGAAAG TTAGGCATGTTCTCGATGTGATGCACATCGAGAAAAATATATGCGAAGCCCTTGTTGGAACTTTACTAAATATTCCGGGGAAGACAAAAGATAGGGAATCTGTTCGTCTTGATATGGCTGAAATGGGAATAAGAACGGAGCTGAGACCTAAGACTcctggaaagaaagaaaaggtaCCGTTGGCATCATGGAACTTAACGCATGCAGAAAAAAAAACAGTTTGCTCATCATTTCTTAAAATGAAGTTGGCAGATGGATTTTGTTCAAATATTAAGAATCTTGTAAACATGGAAAATCTTCGGCTTGTTGGAATGAAATCTCATGATTGTCACAcgatattgcatcatttgcttcCAATCTCAATTCGATCAGTATTACAAAAACAAGTCAGGTGCACAATTATTAGGTTTTGCCTTTTCTTCAAGGCAATTTGCAGTAAATTGATCAATGTAGACAAGTTGGAAAAAATGCAGAGTGAGTTAGTGGAAACATTGTGCCAGCTTGAAAAGCACTTTCCCCCTTCGTTCTTTGATGTGATGATCCATCTCTCAGTTCATCTCGTGAGAGAGGTTAAACTTTGTGGGCCAATATTCCTTCGTTGGATGTATCCCTTCGAGAGATATCTAAAAGCGTTTAAAGGATATGTACGGAACCCGGCTCATCCCGAAGGGTGTATTGCTGAGGCATACGTTGCCGAAGAGGCGGTGGAGTGTTTGgtgaattttgaaaaatctacCGCAGGAGTATCAAATGCAAAGTATGAGCAGAATGCAAGACCTCTATCTGGTGCGACATTGATAAAGCCGAGCGATGAGGACTTGCATCTAGCACATTTGTGTTTTCTCCAAAATACAACTAACATTAGACCATATTTTGA CGAGCATATGGCATCTTTGATGACAAGATACCAACAACATGAAAATGATGAAGTCTGGCTTAAAAACAAGCAAAATGCAGAATTTCATAAATGGTTCAAGAAAAAG ATTCAATCAGAATTGTTGGATGACCATAACAACATACCTGAGGAGATAAGGTGGATTGCTGAAGGGCCCAACAAGAATGTCCCTACATTTAGCGGATATAGAATCAATGGTGTTATGTTTAGCACCAAGGAGCGTGATGACACTCGACAAGTTCAGTGTAGTGGTGTCTGTGTCGTTGCAGATACAATGCTTGTACAGGGTAAGGAGAAGAATATTGAACATACTTCACAGACCTACTATGGAGTTATAACAAGTATATGGGAGTTGGACTATAACAAATTTAGAGTCCCAATATTTCGTTGTAATTGGGTAGATATGAACCAGGGGGTTAAGGTAGATGACTTGGGATATACAATTGTTAATTTGAACAAATTAGGTTTTGTAAATGATCCGTTCGTGCTAGGGAAACATGTCAAGCAGGTTTGTTACATTGATGATCCTCTTGAAAAACATTGGTATGTCGTGTTGAAATTACCGGAAAAGAACTGTTATGAACAATGTGACGATGAAAATGATGGATCAGTAGAAATAGAACTTGAGAATGAGCTGCACTTGCCAATGTTTCCCAATGTTGACGAACTTGATGAGGAAAAAGCTAGTTATATGCGGGACGAAGATGAATGGATTCAACTCCCATGA